One Corynebacterium appendicis CIP 107643 DNA window includes the following coding sequences:
- a CDS encoding Rv1157c family protein, translating to MKIATPLKPFRPSRRTVVSAALSAALAAGAFAAPAPAQAAPAFSPAALSAGSSIVDPLGRPTPEVQRAVKDFANRPGVPPQVRDALLGALAFFAGGGSGGPGLPEGGPDFRQGFWPTVSPNCMGPGMNSTGSLIAVPGPARIPVPAPKAGQATFVFTALGTKPASPQQGAMNVHWINLANLRTGVTPLLNKGINKTGPATLSNVADTGSGPVLAVVSGAVKTDGRSCGFAPTALSVTVK from the coding sequence TTGAAGATAGCAACACCCCTTAAGCCCTTCCGCCCTTCCCGCCGCACCGTTGTGTCTGCCGCCCTCTCCGCGGCGCTCGCCGCCGGTGCCTTCGCCGCGCCCGCCCCCGCGCAGGCGGCCCCCGCCTTCTCTCCTGCCGCCCTCTCCGCGGGCTCGTCGATCGTCGACCCGCTCGGCCGGCCCACTCCGGAAGTGCAGCGCGCGGTGAAGGATTTTGCCAACCGTCCTGGAGTCCCGCCCCAGGTCCGCGACGCGCTTCTGGGCGCACTCGCGTTCTTCGCGGGCGGCGGCAGCGGCGGGCCAGGCCTGCCGGAGGGCGGGCCTGACTTCCGGCAAGGCTTCTGGCCGACGGTCTCCCCCAACTGCATGGGCCCGGGGATGAACTCCACCGGCTCCCTGATCGCTGTTCCGGGACCGGCGCGCATTCCGGTGCCGGCCCCCAAGGCGGGACAGGCCACGTTCGTGTTCACGGCTTTGGGCACGAAACCGGCATCGCCCCAGCAAGGCGCCATGAATGTCCACTGGATCAACCTGGCCAACCTGCGCACCGGTGTAACGCCGCTTTTGAACAAGGGGATAAACAAGACAGGACCGGCAACGCTCTCCAACGTCGCCGACACGGGCTCCGGCCCGGTGCTGGCGGTGGTCTCCGGGGCTGTCAAGACTGACGGCCGCAGCTGCGGCTTCGCCCCGACGGCGCTGAGCGTGACGGTGAAGTAA
- a CDS encoding DUF808 domain-containing protein, whose protein sequence is MAGGLLALLDDVALIAKTAATSMDDVAAMTAKTSTKAAGVVIDDAAVTPQYVTGVSPARELPIIWKITKGSLRNKLLIILPIALLLNAVAPWALVPILMLGGTFLCFEGAEKIADKLLHDEKEQQEQAVNRDQESEDSLVKRAVRTDLILSAEIMIIALDEIADQPLFMEFIVLVAVALFITAAVYGAVALLVKVDDIGLGMIERGNTPGLGKALVKGMPWVLKIIGIVGTVAMLWVGGHLIVRGFHEVFGWHWPHDILAQASEAVGGGALGWLVDTAGSAVVGLIVGFIVLGVVAGVRKVLR, encoded by the coding sequence ATGGCTGGCGGTCTCCTCGCACTGCTTGACGACGTCGCCCTCATCGCCAAAACCGCCGCCACCAGCATGGATGATGTGGCGGCCATGACGGCGAAAACCTCCACCAAGGCAGCCGGCGTCGTCATCGACGATGCTGCTGTCACCCCGCAGTACGTCACGGGGGTCTCCCCCGCCCGCGAACTGCCGATCATCTGGAAAATCACGAAGGGCTCGCTACGCAACAAGCTGCTGATCATTCTCCCGATCGCACTTCTGCTCAATGCTGTCGCGCCCTGGGCGCTCGTGCCGATCCTCATGCTCGGCGGCACCTTCCTCTGCTTCGAAGGAGCGGAGAAGATCGCCGACAAGCTCCTCCACGACGAGAAAGAACAGCAGGAACAAGCCGTCAACCGCGACCAGGAAAGCGAAGATTCTCTGGTCAAACGTGCCGTGCGGACCGACCTGATTCTGTCGGCGGAGATCATGATCATCGCACTCGACGAGATCGCCGACCAGCCGCTGTTCATGGAGTTCATCGTGCTGGTCGCCGTCGCCCTGTTCATCACCGCGGCTGTGTACGGCGCCGTCGCGCTGCTGGTCAAGGTCGACGACATCGGTCTCGGAATGATCGAGCGCGGCAACACCCCCGGCCTGGGCAAAGCTCTGGTCAAGGGCATGCCGTGGGTGCTGAAGATAATCGGCATCGTGGGCACCGTGGCAATGCTGTGGGTCGGCGGCCACCTGATCGTCCGCGGCTTCCACGAAGTCTTCGGCTGGCACTGGCCGCACGACATCCTCGCGCAGGCGTCTGAAGCTGTCGGCGGCGGAGCACTCGGCTGGCTGGTGGACACCGCCGGCTCCGCGGTCGTCGGCCTGATCGTCGGCTTCATCGTCCTCGGTGTTGTGGCGGGAGTGCGCAAGGTCCTGCGCTAA
- the fdxA gene encoding ferredoxin produces the protein MTYIIAEPCVDILDRACVEECPVDCIYEGKRMLYIHPDECVDCGACEPACPVEAIFYEDDLPEEWNDYYDANVAFFDEIGSPGGAAAEGPYDFDHPFVAALPPMNQE, from the coding sequence ATGACCTACATCATCGCTGAGCCGTGCGTCGACATTCTGGACCGCGCCTGCGTCGAAGAATGCCCCGTCGACTGCATCTACGAGGGCAAGCGCATGCTCTACATCCACCCCGACGAGTGCGTCGACTGCGGCGCCTGCGAGCCCGCATGCCCCGTCGAGGCCATCTTCTACGAAGACGACCTGCCGGAAGAGTGGAACGACTACTACGACGCCAACGTCGCCTTCTTCGACGAGATCGGCTCCCCGGGCGGCGCCGCCGCTGAAGGCCCGTACGACTTCGACCACCCGTTCGTGGCAGCGCTGCCACCCATGAACCAGGAGTAG
- a CDS encoding DUF2218 domain-containing protein produces MSESVTSTARVRLDRPARYGKLLASYFEQLIDATWDPESSKGTFTFPPAGALGNPGGGAATCDVIATDGVLMLSLEGAESAVECAERDLATRLIHMAKDQEVAVEFARGDGGIARFTREDEELTA; encoded by the coding sequence ATGTCAGAATCCGTGACCTCTACCGCGCGCGTGCGACTCGACCGCCCCGCACGTTACGGCAAACTGTTGGCCAGCTATTTTGAGCAGCTTATCGACGCCACGTGGGACCCCGAGTCCTCCAAAGGCACCTTCACGTTCCCTCCCGCCGGTGCCCTGGGAAACCCGGGCGGCGGTGCTGCGACCTGCGACGTGATTGCCACCGACGGTGTTCTCATGCTCAGCCTTGAAGGTGCGGAATCCGCTGTCGAGTGTGCCGAGCGCGATCTTGCGACACGGTTGATTCACATGGCGAAGGACCAGGAAGTCGCAGTGGAATTTGCCCGCGGCGACGGCGGCATTGCGCGATTCACCCGCGAGGACGAAGAACTGACTGCTTAA
- a CDS encoding DUF402 domain-containing protein: MDANSTGQTESADGPDLHPVKQETFDTTSKINTDPKGFLREVDTFRVTDFGLYMARGANHPKFGYLESWLLPKLNLRANIFHFREGVDVEQDYYFDIADIDVEGEVWRTRDLYVDLVAVQGEAIDVLDIDELAAATSAGFITAEEAEKAIDATLNAVEGITRHDDDAMEWLRALGIDLTWADEVELTPAAT; the protein is encoded by the coding sequence ATGGATGCGAACAGCACGGGCCAGACTGAGAGCGCAGACGGCCCCGATCTGCACCCGGTGAAGCAGGAGACCTTCGACACTACGTCGAAGATCAACACTGACCCGAAGGGGTTCCTGCGCGAGGTGGACACCTTCCGGGTCACCGACTTCGGCCTGTACATGGCGCGCGGGGCGAACCACCCGAAATTCGGGTACCTCGAGAGCTGGCTGCTGCCCAAGCTGAACCTGCGCGCGAATATCTTCCACTTCCGCGAGGGCGTCGATGTGGAGCAGGACTACTACTTCGACATCGCGGACATCGACGTCGAGGGCGAGGTGTGGCGCACCCGCGACCTGTACGTCGACCTCGTCGCAGTCCAAGGCGAGGCAATCGACGTACTCGACATCGACGAGCTCGCGGCGGCCACCTCTGCCGGCTTCATCACCGCGGAAGAAGCGGAAAAGGCTATCGACGCAACGTTGAACGCCGTCGAAGGCATCACCCGCCACGACGACGACGCGATGGAATGGCTCCGCGCCCTCGGCATCGATCTCACCTGGGCAGACGAGGTCGAGCTCACGCCGGCCGCGACATAA
- a CDS encoding ABC transporter family substrate-binding protein, which translates to MRTPSCRITAARIIAPVLALGVLSSCSAQPGPPPIVEKTETTETTTTTAQPAARTEAAVGVQPLRNGLNPHMVADENSTVRDVAELTLPSAFSQGELNTDLLESAEVLDDEAPTMTVRYVIAPAAQWSDGSPITGADFVYLWRGMTTTPGTVDPAGYRAIEDVRVSGPGGKTVDVVVREHTDTWPELFNYLLPSHLLDSRAADFAVALADTIPSSAGRYMVDKVDRGAGVVTLKRNDRFWGPDPASIDLLTLNFVRSTDLTADRLRSGQLAFVDHVPGETSWDAYSLLPDTQVRLAEGPRELGVTLSATSPVLKDKDVRREFASLIDVPLISRIAASRSRDLAVADPTTPLDGEPDALRAAVEESGPLRIAADPRDDQAMPAARALADILVRAGIDAEAVAADASDTATRLREGTVDAVVGWSLDGGTALWASKVQCPDDEVDFVSGNVSGLCLPSTRGMAGDILSGRIPAEDVPGAVSDTLRHEVVWVPLLSERRVMALGRGITGPAPALDDWERGVDGAAQWTTTQTSSDAEPDDDTSGDRDSDRDNDSDKDGDRKDDRVDDERSEPEHEEQ; encoded by the coding sequence ATGCGCACCCCCAGTTGCAGAATCACGGCGGCGAGAATCATCGCCCCGGTTCTCGCGCTGGGGGTGTTGTCGTCGTGTTCGGCGCAGCCGGGGCCGCCGCCGATCGTGGAGAAGACCGAAACCACGGAGACCACCACGACAACGGCGCAGCCCGCAGCCCGCACTGAGGCGGCCGTCGGGGTTCAACCACTGCGCAACGGCCTCAACCCGCACATGGTGGCCGACGAGAATTCCACGGTCCGCGACGTCGCGGAGCTCACCCTGCCCAGCGCGTTCAGCCAGGGGGAGCTCAACACCGACTTGCTCGAATCGGCGGAGGTGCTGGACGACGAGGCCCCGACGATGACCGTGCGCTACGTCATTGCGCCTGCCGCGCAGTGGTCCGACGGCAGCCCGATCACCGGCGCCGATTTCGTCTACCTGTGGCGCGGCATGACCACAACGCCCGGCACCGTCGACCCCGCGGGCTACCGGGCCATCGAGGACGTGCGGGTCAGCGGCCCCGGCGGCAAGACAGTGGACGTCGTCGTCCGCGAGCACACCGACACCTGGCCCGAGCTGTTCAACTATCTTCTGCCGTCGCACCTGCTCGATTCACGGGCGGCGGATTTCGCTGTCGCGCTCGCCGACACGATTCCCTCGTCCGCCGGCCGCTACATGGTGGACAAGGTCGACCGTGGCGCAGGGGTGGTCACCCTGAAGCGCAACGACAGGTTCTGGGGCCCCGATCCTGCGAGTATCGACCTGCTCACCCTCAACTTCGTGCGCTCGACCGACCTGACCGCCGACCGCCTGCGCTCCGGCCAGCTGGCATTCGTCGACCACGTGCCGGGGGAGACATCGTGGGACGCGTATTCGCTGCTCCCCGACACGCAAGTCCGCCTTGCCGAAGGTCCGCGCGAGCTCGGTGTCACGCTCTCCGCCACCTCGCCCGTCCTCAAAGACAAGGATGTCCGCCGCGAATTCGCATCGCTTATCGACGTCCCCCTCATCTCCCGCATCGCCGCCTCCCGTTCCCGCGACCTGGCTGTCGCCGACCCCACCACCCCCTTGGACGGTGAGCCGGACGCGCTGCGCGCTGCTGTGGAGGAGTCGGGTCCTCTCCGCATCGCCGCCGACCCGCGCGACGACCAGGCCATGCCCGCCGCCCGCGCGCTCGCCGACATCCTCGTGCGCGCCGGCATCGACGCCGAAGCCGTGGCCGCCGACGCCTCCGATACCGCCACTCGCCTGCGCGAGGGCACCGTCGACGCCGTTGTCGGCTGGTCGCTCGACGGCGGCACCGCTCTGTGGGCCAGCAAGGTCCAGTGCCCGGATGACGAGGTAGATTTCGTCTCCGGCAACGTGAGCGGCTTGTGCCTGCCGTCGACACGCGGCATGGCCGGCGACATTCTTTCCGGCCGCATCCCCGCCGAGGATGTTCCCGGTGCCGTGTCCGACACTCTCCGCCACGAAGTCGTCTGGGTGCCCCTGCTCTCTGAACGCCGCGTTATGGCTCTCGGCCGCGGCATCACCGGTCCCGCGCCCGCCCTCGACGACTGGGAACGTGGCGTCGACGGGGCTGCCCAGTGGACCACTACCCAGACGTCCTCGGACGCCGAACCCGACGACGACACCTCCGGTGACCGGGACAGTGACCGCGACAATGACAGTGACAAAGACGGTGACAGAAAGGACGACCGAGTCGACGATGAACGCAGCGAACCCGAGCACGAAGAGCAGTGA
- the mshB gene encoding N-acetyl-1-D-myo-inositol-2-amino-2-deoxy-alpha-D-glucopyranoside deacetylase, with product MNAANPSTKSSDLNPRDLVGLRVVAVHAHPDDESISTGGALADLARRGADVLVVTCTLGEEGEVIGETYQGLVNDEADQLGGFRIHELTRALDILGVRGEFLGDVGRYRDSGMAGSPASRNPRAFVNSGEHAVNDLVQIFRREAPHLVLTYDSNGGYGHPDHIRAHEITHLAAQQVDIPRILWAARLREELEADIANEIPAGWTRPEPGELDAVDTTDTWVEMDDIVYAAKADAMKAHATQIWLADGSVSPTNPHPATAHGPVTTYALSNLIAQPITRREHYLVGAGVLLGRGADIASGLDF from the coding sequence ATGAACGCAGCGAACCCGAGCACGAAGAGCAGTGACCTCAACCCGCGCGACCTAGTGGGGCTGCGTGTGGTGGCAGTCCACGCGCACCCGGATGACGAGTCCATCTCCACCGGCGGCGCCCTTGCGGATCTTGCGCGGCGCGGCGCCGACGTTCTCGTCGTCACGTGCACCCTCGGCGAGGAAGGCGAGGTGATCGGGGAGACCTATCAAGGGCTCGTCAATGACGAGGCCGATCAGCTCGGCGGCTTCCGCATCCACGAGCTGACCCGCGCCCTCGACATCCTCGGGGTCCGGGGCGAATTCCTCGGCGACGTTGGACGCTACCGAGATTCCGGGATGGCGGGATCGCCCGCGAGCCGGAACCCGCGCGCCTTCGTCAACTCCGGCGAGCACGCGGTCAACGACCTCGTCCAGATCTTCCGCCGCGAAGCCCCGCACCTCGTCCTCACATACGACTCCAACGGCGGTTACGGCCACCCCGACCACATCCGCGCCCACGAGATCACCCACCTCGCCGCCCAGCAGGTCGACATTCCCCGCATCCTCTGGGCCGCGCGCCTGCGCGAAGAGCTCGAGGCCGACATCGCCAACGAGATTCCCGCCGGCTGGACGCGCCCGGAACCGGGCGAGCTCGACGCCGTCGACACCACCGACACCTGGGTCGAAATGGATGACATCGTGTACGCCGCCAAGGCCGACGCAATGAAGGCGCACGCCACCCAGATTTGGCTTGCCGACGGCTCCGTTTCCCCCACCAACCCCCATCCCGCCACCGCACACGGGCCCGTGACCACCTACGCCCTGTCCAACCTCATCGCGCAGCCAATTACCCGCCGCGAGCACTATCTTGTCGGCGCAGGCGTGCTGCTCGGGCGCGGCGCCGACATCGCCAGCGGCCTCGACTTCTAG
- the typA gene encoding translational GTPase TypA has product MSHPEFRNVAIVAHVDHGKTTLVNGMLEQSGAFGDHGEVADRVMDSGDLESERGITILAKNTSIRRKGLGKDGRDLVINVIDTPGHADFGGEVERGLSMVDGVVLLIDASEGPLPQTRFVLGKALEAKKPVIICVNKTDRPDARIDEVVEEAQDLLLELGASLEDPEAAEAAENLLELPVLYASGRAGRASFNNPGNGELPDNDDLQPLFDVIYDVLPEPSADIDAPFQAQVTNLDSSSFLGRIALIRVYRGSVNKGDTVAWVHYDADGEQHVKNVKIAELLVTEGLERVPADGDVVAGDIAAVSGIDEIMIGDTLCDPENVEPRPRIKIDDPAISMTIGVNTSPMAGRGGGDKLTARMVKARLDQELIGNVSIKVLPTERPDAWEVQGRGEMALTVLIETMRREGFELTVGKPQVVTKEIDGKTYEPYDHMVIDTPAEHQGAVTQLMANRKGQMTAMGNAGSGDWVRMEFDVPSRGLIGFRTTFLTETRGAGIANSYSIEHRPWAGEIKGRPTGSLVADRSGQVTSYALMQLADRGNFFVEPGAETYEGMVVGANNRDEDMDVNITKEKKLTNMRAASADTTVTLSKAKTLSLDEAIEFCDDDECVEVTPEAMRVRKVILNATERGRARSRAKQKNK; this is encoded by the coding sequence GTGTCGCACCCTGAGTTCCGTAACGTCGCCATCGTCGCCCACGTCGACCACGGCAAGACCACTCTCGTCAACGGCATGCTGGAGCAGTCCGGCGCCTTCGGCGACCACGGCGAGGTTGCAGACCGCGTCATGGATTCCGGCGATCTCGAGTCCGAGCGCGGAATCACGATTCTGGCGAAGAACACCTCCATCCGCCGCAAGGGCCTTGGCAAAGACGGCCGCGACCTGGTCATCAACGTCATCGACACGCCGGGCCACGCGGACTTCGGCGGAGAGGTCGAGCGCGGCCTGTCCATGGTCGACGGCGTCGTCTTGCTTATCGACGCCTCCGAAGGCCCGCTCCCGCAGACCCGCTTCGTCCTGGGCAAGGCCCTCGAGGCGAAAAAGCCCGTGATCATCTGCGTGAACAAGACCGACCGTCCGGACGCGCGCATCGACGAAGTCGTCGAGGAAGCCCAGGATCTCCTCCTCGAGCTCGGCGCGTCGCTCGAGGACCCGGAAGCCGCCGAGGCCGCCGAGAACTTGCTCGAGCTGCCGGTGCTCTACGCCTCCGGTCGCGCAGGCCGCGCCTCCTTCAATAACCCGGGCAACGGTGAACTGCCAGACAACGACGACCTCCAGCCGCTTTTCGACGTCATCTACGACGTCCTCCCCGAGCCTTCTGCCGACATCGACGCGCCGTTCCAGGCTCAGGTGACCAACCTGGACTCGTCCTCCTTCCTCGGCCGCATCGCGCTCATCCGCGTCTACCGCGGCTCGGTGAACAAAGGCGACACCGTCGCCTGGGTCCACTACGACGCTGACGGCGAGCAGCACGTCAAGAACGTCAAGATCGCGGAGCTCCTTGTCACCGAGGGCCTCGAGCGCGTGCCCGCCGACGGCGACGTCGTCGCAGGCGATATCGCCGCTGTGTCCGGCATCGACGAGATCATGATCGGCGACACTCTCTGCGACCCGGAGAATGTCGAGCCGCGCCCGCGAATCAAGATCGACGATCCGGCGATTTCCATGACCATCGGCGTGAACACCTCCCCGATGGCGGGCCGAGGCGGCGGAGACAAACTCACCGCCCGCATGGTCAAGGCCCGCCTCGACCAGGAGCTGATCGGCAACGTCTCCATCAAGGTCCTGCCGACCGAGCGCCCCGATGCCTGGGAGGTCCAGGGGCGCGGCGAGATGGCACTGACCGTCCTGATCGAGACGATGCGCCGCGAGGGCTTTGAGCTGACCGTTGGCAAGCCGCAGGTGGTCACAAAGGAGATCGACGGCAAGACCTACGAGCCGTACGACCACATGGTCATCGACACCCCGGCCGAGCACCAGGGTGCCGTCACCCAGCTGATGGCCAACCGCAAGGGCCAGATGACCGCGATGGGCAACGCCGGCTCCGGCGACTGGGTCCGCATGGAATTCGACGTCCCGTCCCGCGGCCTGATCGGCTTCCGCACGACCTTCCTCACCGAGACACGCGGCGCCGGCATCGCCAACTCGTACTCCATCGAGCATCGCCCCTGGGCCGGCGAGATCAAGGGCCGCCCGACCGGCTCGCTCGTCGCCGACCGCTCCGGCCAGGTCACCTCGTATGCGTTGATGCAGCTCGCCGACCGCGGCAATTTCTTCGTCGAGCCCGGCGCGGAGACTTACGAGGGCATGGTCGTCGGCGCGAATAACCGTGACGAGGACATGGACGTCAACATCACCAAGGAGAAGAAGCTGACCAACATGCGTGCCGCGTCCGCGGACACGACGGTCACCCTCTCCAAGGCGAAGACACTCTCCCTCGACGAGGCGATCGAGTTCTGCGACGATGACGAGTGCGTAGAGGTCACCCCGGAGGCCATGCGCGTCCGCAAGGTGATCCTGAACGCTACCGAGCGCGGCCGCGCCCGCTCCCGCGCAAAGCAGAAGAACAAGTAG